One Deltaproteobacteria bacterium genomic region harbors:
- a CDS encoding cysteine desulfurase, whose product MSRRIYLDYNASTPIAPEAVEAMRPFLTDHYGNPSSLHWAGMPAKDAVEKARGQVAGLLGCDPTEVVFTSGGSESNNHAIKGVFFANRDRGDHIVTTAVEHPAALNPCRFLETLGGRVTVIPVDRFGMVDPEDVRKAITPRTILITVMHANNEVGTIEPIPEIAAIAREAGIPFHTDAAQTVGKVSADVEGLGVDLLSVAGHKVYAPKGIGALYIREGTRIEPFVHGAGHEAGRRAGTENVLLAVALGAACDAARRWIGMPRVQALRDGFLEGLRGIFGEKVTLNGHPTERLPNTLNVNFVGRAGAEILAMLPGVAASTGSACHAGSVTLSPVLAAMGVSPGEGMGAVRFSLGRTTTWEELEEVLQLLRISA is encoded by the coding sequence GTGAGTCGCCGGATCTACCTGGATTATAACGCGAGCACACCGATCGCGCCGGAGGCCGTCGAGGCCATGCGGCCGTTTCTGACCGATCATTACGGCAATCCGTCCTCCCTTCATTGGGCCGGTATGCCGGCGAAAGACGCGGTGGAGAAAGCCCGGGGCCAGGTTGCGGGCCTCCTCGGTTGCGACCCGACCGAGGTTGTATTTACCAGCGGCGGCAGCGAGTCGAACAACCACGCGATCAAGGGCGTTTTCTTCGCCAACCGGGACCGGGGAGACCACATCGTCACCACCGCAGTCGAACATCCGGCGGCGCTCAACCCGTGCCGGTTCCTGGAAACGCTCGGGGGCCGGGTGACCGTCATCCCGGTGGACCGCTTCGGGATGGTCGATCCGGAGGATGTCCGGAAAGCGATCACCCCGAGGACAATTCTCATCACCGTCATGCACGCGAACAACGAGGTGGGAACGATCGAGCCGATCCCCGAAATTGCGGCGATTGCCCGGGAGGCCGGCATTCCGTTCCACACGGACGCGGCGCAGACCGTGGGGAAGGTCTCGGCCGACGTGGAGGGACTGGGCGTGGACCTCCTATCGGTGGCCGGCCACAAGGTGTACGCCCCGAAAGGGATCGGAGCGCTCTACATACGGGAGGGAACAAGGATCGAACCGTTCGTCCACGGTGCGGGGCACGAGGCGGGACGGCGGGCGGGGACGGAGAATGTCCTCCTGGCCGTGGCCCTGGGCGCGGCGTGCGATGCGGCCAGGAGATGGATCGGGATGCCCCGGGTCCAGGCCTTGCGCGACGGATTCCTTGAGGGTCTCCGAGGGATCTTCGGAGAGAAGGTGACGCTCAACGGCCATCCGACGGAACGGCTTCCCAACACCCTCAACGTCAACTTCGTGGGCCGGGCCGGCGCGGAGATCCTCGCGATGCTCCCCGGCGTCGCCGCATCGACCGGCTCGGCCTGCCACGCCGGTTCGGTGACCCTTTCACCGGTGCTGGCGGCCATGGGGGTGTCGCCGGGAGAAGGGATGGGCGCGGTCCGGTTCAGCTTGGGTCGCACAACCACGTGGGAGGAGCTGGAGGAGGTGCTTCAATTGTTGAGAATCTCTGCATAG